In the Silene latifolia isolate original U9 population chromosome 1, ASM4854445v1, whole genome shotgun sequence genome, tattcacaaattcatcagacacttcactttctcgaggaggcaaccttgTTTCCACAGtatatattcggccctcgattgtgtcgaggcgatcatacacttggtcttgagtgacttggagatgatctagcgcggctaggatttgatcattaccattcaggGGTTGGTTGTTGCTCACGTCGCTTgtgtcaggcatcttggaaactgaacaatagatcgacgacgaatcaaaacacgatcgaccattctagcacacttacttggaaaaaatgttttgacttgtagaGTAGGAGTGTGCCACTCGTGTTAAGTgagtttttgaagaaatgacaaagtttgaaaatgttggtcccgGTCAagtgtagtgtagttgtaggagtggactcgaagtgaggttttgaaatgggctttgaggcccgaactttgactcgacaattggacagagttttgattggttttgcgctaatattgagcttatgttcgaaatttttacattttgaaagaaattttgatttttacaaaaaatcgtcatggttttgtttagaaacggTGATCACATATGTACAAGCATTTAtataggcattataacgggatgctgagtgcatttaaaagggttttggcttaaagggtgggttgccataccgaacaatcaaacccggggtctgtggagaggctcgtaccaaacaagagtaaggccgattcctagtccatttcctcgagtagtgaaagtccttgatacaaacaagattaagtaccatggtatggatgacgtcaatcgctatccatccttaggcccaaataagaatttggaccgtctagacgggacgattggtcgaatgggttgggttgggcctaggaaggccgaataaaacggtctaggaagaccgagttatgaaaattgacaactgtcttgtacaaactattccttaaccttgttcaagtttcacccttggctacacgtaagtgtatgatctccagcggagtcgccaaactgtggacgcgggcccacgggggcgaaaagcgagcaagcttttcttgtgcatttgtggagtcgccaccaatttattgtggaaaattggaaaccgttcgaatacctcgcgtcatgtcaagacacaaagtagtgacatagacactaagaactcgttacccttagcattctatgtctagaatgactctcgtggatgccaatgaacacggatgttcacagagatctggagtaaggggtgatggtacgtattaggaagctcttttgatcgaacacctaatcacgcccgcctcgatagcggcctctactaatgattagtgaaattgtctatactcgatatgttgtcgattatatgcatgcaatgcaacattcattagattaatcctagcatgtgagaattaactaagtcggttatcacgtaatttaacatgcaattgagtcgaagtaggaatttaagatcgatcacatgtgagagcatacaagcaatacgataaaagaaatacaataaagatacaataaagaaaattacaataattacattggattaattgatttatgtcgaaaatacatttaaaacggataattttagaaaagaaagaataaataaataaacaaacaaacagatattaggtgataatacgattaatagtaaatcaaatacgtaaactaataaacttgGTCAAGGCGAAACGGGAGTTGAGACAGAACTCAACAAGGAACAAAGTAGCAGCAGAgccgcgtcctttggaagaggcgcagacgcTGCGCGTCATTCTCGAGCTCGATTGGTCGTGAAAGCGGAATTGcgaatcgttaatattcattggtgattttaatgcttgattatattatttgactcggatggaagtggtttaacagattatttacatgtgattgaggtcataaaaacgataaaacatggataaaaactaattaggatgaattatttacaagattaaaatattaattatgaatacaaattaaacaaattaaacaaattaattattaaacaggttattaatgacgaactaatgatggtgacgataaataacgaatgaaaatatatcaaagatgaattccagagactcaatatggatgaatcgaacctctaaaaacccgaattgatttaaatgacgaaaacccgcaaatatggattataagggatttaagtcgggaatttaatgatgaattaaatattaatgaattacaggttaaaattgtcatattagaattattgtgttaaaagaaatatgaacaattgaaagcaaaataaaacatacagacgaacaaaagacgaaggatgAAGAAAGGAAGcatgaactgcggcagcctcaggaagaggcgcagcaggtgcggcgtcccttcgaagaggcgcagcagttgctgcgtcctttctcgacgtttgtctcctgataatccgtaaaaagggtttgaaataaggttttataagtcggttttacgcgtattttcgacataaatcttacattaatgattacaaaaataaataacaataataaaagaaggatttacaccctcggacttacatgtttgacgaaacgagattgactaagttaacgtttagtgatgctcgactcgaatgtacgacgaaagtgccctctaagaggaaaacgaacaagattgattaagttgattgagtgtggagttggtcaaattggtcggtcatgcaaaacgaggctggtactcagaaggatccgagcttacgtggtcgaaagttcaagcacgtagacgccaaaaagcaagagcgtggtcttagaatgcaaagggagaagagaagggcggacactcgcgtgagaaatatgtgagaccgaaggtctctatttatactaatcacacgacggaaattggggttttcggagaaactttggaagtgaatctcgaaaagatacgaaaaaaacgcagaaaaggactgaggaagaggcgcagcaagcactacgtcttttggaagaggcgcagcacctgctgcgtcttttcctcagtggtttcctcctgcggaagaaagatttccgtgtttctattatggaatagcggattaatcttatttccttaatattttatatgataacttcgggatatattttaccaaagattaaaagattggaaaatatggaatagaaatatccggaacattccagaacattctgactcggcattttaaacggttattagaaaatgaagacggttttttgacccggactccaaatgtactctaattactgtcaaaacgaccgtatcggcgcgtagatgacgactatgaggtagacacaagtgtttgagcgatcacttgacgataaacttacgaactgtcacaaatcgtttcgtgtaccaaacatccggcccaatcatcaccgggtggtttgcgggaggtgcagaaatgaggtatctacaaactCTTATatacaattcacatgaattgataaaaacaTGTTTGGTCGCCTTGGGGGAGTTTATTTTTCCCATGAATTAAACTCCCATGTACTGTTTGTTTGAACTATGTCAATTCATCCGATTTTGATTTCTAATTACCAATATACCCTCCATAATATAAGCAATACATAATTTGTAAGGGTGGATGAGTAAATTTGGAGGAAAATGGATGGAGAAGTTTACAATTACGTAGGAGGGGGTGGGTAATCAAACTCCTACATCATGTAGGAGTTGAAAACTCCCTTGGAGTTGTAAACTCCCCCATCTTGCATTATTTTGGGTAACCAAATAAGACTCAAAAAAACTCAATTCAActcaattcatgggattttagaaatcccatgaattgagaaagcaaccaaacgaggcctaagACTTAAACAAGGATGAGTGGAAATCGACTTACAAGTGTGGATGATGAAGAACAAGGTGAGAGATTCCCTTAAAGCAAGTTTGGATCCATGGAAAAAGGTGTTTAtggaggttttagagagaagggagagtatttggagtgagaaggaagaagatagaacaaataaagataaggTTTGAGATTTCTTATCCCGTATTCTAAATCAGTGTCGCTCGACCGAGTgcgagtccactcgatcgagtgtcactcactcgattgagtgtcacccactcgatcgagtgtcagaccacttgatcgagtgacatCCACTCGATCGGGTAAAACGCCTTAATCGGTCCATTACAGCCACACTAGGTCTCACTTGGTATAGTGTACGGTCATACTTTCGCTCTTTAAGTACATCTTATCTCGTCCGATGGTCCTCTCACGCATTCCAAGGTACATTTGTGGGTCCCAAAAGGTACGGGTATTACATAAGTAAATATGATTTTGAGCTTATTCACAGATAAAATATaatcattttatgataaaaaaaaccATTATATGATAAATAAAGAGTTATTAAATGATTACTTttcaactagtttagatcccgtgtAAATGTACGGTATTTTAGATTGTACTATATAGAAAAATGACAATTATTAATAATTACACTTTAAATTTACTGTTAAAGTCTACAATATTAATgtgttatattaattattaagatAGAAAAGGGAAAACGTGAGGACAATTTTACATACAAAAAATCAAAATATCATTATATTGACTAATTTTAATAAATATtgtgtatttggtgttgtattttaGGGAGATTTTCGTATTTTATAAAATCACACTAATTAATATTTCGGCGATGTATTTTTCAAATATGAGATAGAAGATATTTGTGATGGAGAAAATTcttaaatataataattaaaatatatttaTGGTTAAAATGTGATAATAATATTATGAGTAAAATATATAGTAATCTTACAAATGGGCATATATCATGGAATATAGCATATGTAAAATATATGGTAGTCTAAAGTATTTAAGTGTAATATATTTCTCTACAAATATTGAGAAATAAGAATTAGGGTACCCTAAGAATTATAAAGTAGGCCAACATTtggagaaaaaggattacgcatctgaggtagtacctcagaccttttagtttttgagcatatacacattttttctgagcatattaccatttataaatatagtttttgagcaatattatatttttttagtgtaatgttttagtaaatgtgctcaaaaactttatattaaagcagaactcaaaaactttaaaataaaactcagaaaataaacaataagaggtactaactcagatgtatagtctatgaactgcaacatttgtactccctccgtaccacaccaaatgtaacacttactataaacggacgtaccacatcaaaggtaacattccttatttggcccacaacattaccaaattatccttataaccatttgatatttacacaaaatgccattacataccccacctaccaacccacaattaaacacccaattacataccccacctgtttattccctctttacccttactttttccactttttcttaaatactccatttttccctatgttacctttggtgtggtacggagggagtataaaataaacaaaaatttAAGCCCAATATTTAAAAATAACCAAAGTTATCTATTATTGAGACCCAATTTGTACTGGAAGGTGATTCACCTATTCATTTTAAAATAGTCCTATCTTATGGGTCGGAATTAGTATATGGATTAACTAAAACTAAACTTAAAAAGTCCTTAATTTCTAGAATCATCATGACCCTTCTCAATTCCCCCACTCTCTTAACATTTCAGCAAAACAGAACACTCTAGAACACACCATCCCCCATAAAAGCCCCCATTTTCACCAGTTTTCCGCACTCTTCTACGTactccaacaaccaccaccaacaacaaacaagcacaagaGCAGTAACAACATTCTCTCTCAAGAACCCTAAAAATGGAGGATTTCGACATGGCGGCGGCGCAAGAGGAGATGATGATGAACGGTGGCGAAGGTATGGACATGGACGACATTGACGGAGTTGATTCGCCATTGTTGAAAGTCGGCGAAGAGAAGGAAATCGGTTATCAAGGTTTGAAGAAGAAACTTCTAAAGGAAGGTGAAGGTTGGGATACTCCTGACATTGGCGACGAAGTTGAAGGTTTCAATACTCTTCCTCGtacttttatttttgttattatcGTCTATCGCTATTTGTTTCATTTCcatacgtttgattaaaatacgaGTTTCTCGTATGAAGTACTCCTCCTATTTGTTTATTGTTTAGCGGAATGATGAAGTGGTGCGTTATGAATTTCTTACGATTGATTGAAAGACTTGTCGCATTTTTGAACAAACATATGGAAATTAAATGAATCGAATCAGAGAAGTATTCGTTTATTGTTTAGCGAAATGTTGaatttgtcatacgcatagttcATTACACGGTGCAATTGATATATGGATTAATTAATTGAGCTAAATGATGAATTTGTTAGTGCATTTtgaagttattgtgatttattttgttataATTCTTTGAATCGGTTCAACGCTCATGATCATACGAAAGCTCTTCTTGTAAGGAATTTGATCgtgtaatttttataatttttgacaatgtatttttattaatatacaAATTGAAGTGAAAGTCTAATTGCAAAAAAACGAAAAGGTCATATATACAACCGAAAACGGAGGAAGTGATGTGAACAAATTGATGAATTTGTTATAATTCACTGGATAGTGCATTATgaatttattgtgattttttgTTCATTTTTAGAATAATTGTTTGAGCGAAATGATGATTTTGTTAGCATAATGTTTTGACAGTGCATTATACGGGGACATTGTTGGATGGAACAAAGTTCGATTCGAGTCGTGATAGAGATTCTCCTTTTAAGTTCAATCTCGGCGAAGGTTAGTATTTTTTGTTGCTTAAGTGATGATTGACGCAAATGTTTTGTTTGATCTTATGTGTGTGTAACTGTGTATGTGTGTTGTGCATATTGATTCTCAATCTAGTTTAGAGAACGTGAAGCTAATAACTACTCTTGAACAAATATTTACACGTTTGGAATTTTGGATAATAGGTTGCAGGTTCGAATCTTAGTTTTGATTGTGTTAGTAGAGAACTTCTATCATCTAGCCGATGACGTAAAAATGCTGAGTCAATTTTGCAATGCTGTCCAGGCTGCATCTCCATATTTGGTCTGCTATGATTGTATATTTGTATCACATGTGGCGGATGTGATGTTTTTTGTGCGCTGAGAGTTGAGATTCGAGTGTTTCATATTAACTAAATTAGTATGTGAAAATATAAAATAGTACgaagtactccctctgtcccggtcatttgttgtccttttcctttttggggtgtctcagtcatttgttgtcctttctattttaagaatgaacttgatgagtaatttgatcattctcattcgatttgttccacttgtcatttagttattggtctttttctcattccttggtctttgtgccaaaacgaaaggacaacaattgaccgggacggagggagtatatgatattAGCATGCTCTCAGAGGAGAGCTGTGTTTGCACATAAAAATATTCTCAGAGGAAATGATGACATCGCGTATCCGTGTTGGACACTGGACACTCggacacttcattttagaccaaaaacatctatttttttataaaatagaGGAATCCGACACTCCAACACGTACTGTGTCGGATACTTCTCCACGAGTCCGAGCAACATAGCTAAACAGAATATGTATAATTCTGAATAACAGAGCGAGTAATAAGTGTCCATGAATATTGTTTTGCGTTTGGTGGTGGCTATGCAATAGTTAAGAGCTACCCCGTACTATTTTACTCATGGCTACCCGCAGTGTGAAGGCTTGTCGTTAAATATATCGACTGTTCCTAGTAGTTTGATTGTGTAAAAGAGCGTTTTGAAATGGAAGAGGTTGATTTTTTATACTGTGTTTGGGGAGATAGGTCAAGTAATCAAAGGATGGGATCTTGGTATCAAGACGATGAAGAAGGGTGAAAACGCTGTTTTCACCATTCCCGCAGAGCTGGCCTATGGGGAAGCTGGTTCGCCCCCTACCATTCCACCAAATGCTACTCTGCAATTTGATGTCGAGCTTCTCTCTTGGGTTAGCGTGAAGGACATATGTAAGGATGGTGGGATTTTCAAGAAGATTCTTACTGAAGGACAAAAGTGGGAGAATCCTAAAGATGCAGATGAAGTGTTTGGTAGGCACCTGTGCTATTCAGTCTTAAATGGTTGAGCGTTTCCTGTATGAAATGGGACTGATACAGCTACTTGTGTTTATTGCAGTGAAGTACGAAGCTCATCTTGAAGACGGAACATTAGTTGGAAAGTCTGATGGTGTGGAGTTCACCGTGAGTGACGGTAGGTCTATCTAATAGATTACACTAGGCCACTTGTTACTTGTTCAATCCATTGAAGGGGTTTGGTTCACACCCATCTTCAGAATCCCTAAAAGTGCTCGGGATAAAACTCAAAACTCATTAATCAACTCCCTCTTCTTTCCAACAAACCTGTGTGACATTTGCAGGGCATGGAATAATTACTCATAGTTTAGCATTTGCCGGTTTTGATGTTCATTTTTGGTGGGTGCAGGTCACTTTTGCCCTGCGTTATCAAAAGCTGTGAAGACTATGAAGAAGGGAGAAAAGGTTTTACTAACAGTGAAGCCACAATGTAAGCTTCGTTGAAATATGTAGAATATTTCCATGGAGTTTATAATAATGTCTCTCTATACTTAACTGGAATTTTCTGTTGCAGATGGGTTCGGGCCACAGGGGAAACCTGCCTCTGCTGATGGAGCTGCTGTTCCCCCAAACGCAACCCTTTTGATCACTCTTGAGCTGGTATCTTGGAAGATTGTATCCAACTTAACTGATGATAAGAAGGTTGTTAAGAAGATACTAAAGGAAGGAGAAGGATATGACCGCCCTAACGAGGGAGCTGTTGTCAAATGTGAGTGTCGTAGTGCCATAGTGCCATAGTTCTTGGTTCTCTGTTGAATGCACCTGTTTGTGCATTTCCTTACATCACGTGTATGTGTTCTGGCAGTAAAATTGATCGGAAAGCTTCAAGATGGAACAGTTTTTGTTAACAAAGGTCATAGTGATGGCGATGAGCCTTTTGAATTCAAGACAGACGAAGGTATAGTATACTTGTTTTCCTGCTTTCCTTTCGTCCGATGAAAATTGGATATTGTGCATCTAATAATTATTTCCTGTGCAGAACAAGTCATTGATGGGCTTGATAGAGCTGTGGTGACTATGAAGAAGGGCGAGGTTGCGCTCTTGACAATCGCTCCCGAATATGGTTTTGGCTCATTAGAGTCAAAGCAGGAGTTGGCTGTGGTTCCTCCCAACTCTACGCTGACTTACGAAGTTGAATTAGTGTCATTTGAGAAAGTATGATATCTTCGTCTTTTTTAGTACCACTTCCATTCCATTTACATCGTGCATTTGGTTTTGAAGTTGAGTGGTAGTAACTTTGACAAATAAATTTTCTGAATTTGTCATGCTTTAAACAGTTTCAGTAGTATTGTTTCGGAAAAGTTTTAAATCTTATATATGGAAATGATGTCGGTTAAATTTGATATCGGTCAATCTCTTCAATCAATGAAGACAATAAAATTTGGTCTAGTCATTTGGTAATAGACTGATTTGGAGGTATTGCGTGATTTCAGGATAAGGAATCGTGGGATATGAGTACCCCTGAGAAAATAGAAGCAGCAGGCAAGAAAAAGGAGGAAGGAAATGCATTATTTAAGGCCGGCAAATACGTAAGAGCTTCAAAGAGATATGAAAAGGTAGAAGGCCTTTTTTTTAACGTGCTCAAGATTCAGTGTAATTTTGCTTTTGTTCATGTAATAATGCATCATCAAATTATTGTCCTTTCCAATATGCAGGCGGCAAAATACATTGAGCACGATACTTCCTTTAGTGATGAAGAGAAGAAGCAATCCAAGCTATTAAAGATATCTTGCAATTTGAACAATGCAGCTTGTAAGCTGAAGCTTAAAGAGTACAAGCAAGTAGAGAAGCTTTGCACCAAGGTAAGTATTGTGTCGCATCTCTGTCGAAAATATGTTGGTAAGGGTTTGTTAGGCAGCAGCTTCCTATCCAATGAGCAACACTGAGTTTCCTATCAACTTGTGTAGGTACTGGAAATGGACAGTAGGAATGTGAAAGCACTCTACAGAAGAGCACAGGCCTACATTCACTTGGCAGACATCGAGTTGGCAGAGCTCGACATTAAGAAGGCTTTGGAGATTGATCCTGAAAACAGGTACATTTGAACTTCTGGAGAACTTTGCTATAACTTCACTTGGAACCAGGAAAATAGCAGTATGAGTAGTTATTAAGATAGATACACAAGGTGATGAAGTATTAGATCTTTGTGTAGGTGGTACTACCTCTGTTTCCACTTTCAGTCACTTATTTTAGACCTGTACAGGCTTTCCACAACTCGTACGAGAGGAAAACATGAGTGAAACGCAGGGAAGTGGTTTTCATCTTGTACAATGAGAATTAAGGATGGGTGAGGGTACTTTGACCACACTATATGCAAACAAAAAGTTCACTACGGAATAGTAAGTGGGTTAAATAAGTGAAATACCTAAAATGGTAAAGTTGAGTGTAAGAGTGGGTTAAATATGTCAAATAGAGGGCTAATTTGTTACATAATATCAGTGATGCCTTATGCTTTCTTAAATGGAGTTTGATTTCTCCTTCGTGATTGATAATGTGATCGCATCTTACCTGAGTACAACTAATTCTACCCTACAATGTGGGAAGGGTGCCTGGCCTAATGAGTTATTAAAACACTCCTCGACTCCAGTAAAAGACCTTACAATGAAACCTGAGCATTATAGTGTCAACTTTCTTCCCCTAGACATTCCCAACGGGTATAGCTTGAACTTGAAGTTGGGGGTGTTACCTAACGTAGACGATAGGTAGCCCAAAAGTAACAGTTGTTCTGATTTATATGATGATGCAGGGAGGTGAAGCTTGAATACAAGACACTGAAGGAGAAAATGAAGGAATACAACAAGAAGGATGCTCAACTTTACAGCAAAATGTTCTCCAAGATACTGTAGTTTGTTCATGGTACCTGTCGAGAAGTGTCTCCAAGAATTTCTAATACTACTTTATCCTGTACTAAGTCGATACCAAGTCCCCTAAATTCTCTAGGCAAAGGAATTTCTAATACAACTTTTTCATGTTCCattagtagttttttttttttttttttttttttttttttttttttttgacagcaacaaACAGCATAGCTTACAAAAAGAGCTTCTTGAGCAAGATTATGAGCTCCTATTCACCCCTCTAGGACAGAATTAAGAGAGCAACAATGAAAATGAGACGCAATAGACTTTAAATCTTGGATAATGCACTTAATAGATGCATTCGCCTTCTCCGCTCCAGCGACCTGCATAACCAAGATAAGACAATCCGTAACAAGTTAACATGAAGGTAcccttcgtccaaggcccatttgAGTGCCATGATAGCTGCATGTCCTTCGGCATGCAGGGCAGAAGAGGCAAACGAGTGAGCGTGAGCAGTATTCCTTAAGGTTCCATTACCATCAAACAAGCACCACCCAATGCCAGAACTTCTATCAGCCATCCAGGCAGCATCACACTTGACAGTGCAAACATTTCCGCACCCAGTTCCACCAACAATCCAATAGGGGAAGGAGTTTCTAATTCTCCTAGCAAAACCAAAGACAGGGGAGGAATGCAACAAAGGTGTTCTAAGGAGGCCATCATCCTTACTGCACACAACCTCATTCATACACTGAATGTCACCAATAATAGAATTTAGAGCACTCAAAGGCCAAGGGCGACGGTTTTTGAAGACCATCTCATTCCTACAACACCAAATTCTCCAAAGGGTAGCAAAAAGAGGAAAGAGGAGGGAGTTAGGATTTGGGCCATTTATGAAATAAGTAACCCAGTTAATGACCCAAACCCTAGCATCAATGTCCACCCCTCCCGTGATTCTAAGTCCTAAAGGACAACCAAACCAAAGAGCCTTTGCAAAACTACAATCTCTGAAGAGGTCAGAAATAGATTCCACACAAGGAGAAGATTCATCACAAAGAGAACAGGAGGAGCGCCAATCCATTTTTCGTTTGAGGAATTCAGAGCCCACCGGAAGGGCATTAGCCATAAATTTCCATAGAAACACCTTTAGTTTGTTAGAAATAGGCAACTTCCAGAGTTTAGATTTGCAAAAGGCCACGATTGGTGCAGACATTCTAAAGCGATCAGCATTCGAGGTAGGTCCATTAGATAAGGCCATAGCGGCAACATAGTATCCCAACTTGACCGTGAAACCACCATGTTTAGAAAATTTCCAGTAGAGGGAGTCATCCGAGGGTTCACGTGGGATATAAGTTGCGAGGATTTTCTTTGTAACTCCCTCACCCGGATCGAAACCAAGAGAAGAGAGATCCCATCTTCTATGATTATCATAAAGATCACCAACCATTAGCGTGGAATCAGTGGGAGCATCAATAAAATCCCCACAAAGATCATGAAGACTATATCCCTCAATCCATTTGCTCTTCCAAGCATTAAGACGAGAAGAAGATCCAATAGTCCAAGCAATATTGTTATAAATAAGATCAGAGCCCCAGACAAGGCTTTTTAGAGCCCATGACGAAGCATGGGGAGCCTTCCAACGGTTCTGGAATAAAATATCATCTTGAACACCAAGCTTGAGACCAATAACTTTACTAATAAGGCTTCCCGGAACACAGAAGATTCTCCAAGCAGACTTGGCCAGAAGAGCTTGGTTAAAACACCCGATATTGCGAAGTCCAAGACCCCCTTCTCCCACAGGCCTACTAAGGAATTCTTTACTACACCAATGAATGGACTTATTTGTTCTAGTTCCACTCCACCAAAAATGCACCATCAAGGACTGAAGCTTAGATGTTACACTTACCGGTATGCGAAATACCGATAGAGAGAAAAGAGATAGTGAAGAGAGAACAGAACGAATGAGAGTCAATTTACCAGCCGAAGATAGAAGAATGTTGTTCCAGGAGGAAAGCCTTCGCTTAGTCTTGTCAACAAGAAATTTAAATAACTCCCTCTTAGAAGACCCGATACTCGTTGATAAGCCAAGATAGTTGCCAAGATCATACTTGGGAGCAAATTTAAACTCAGTCAAACACTTCTTGACCGTCATAAGTGAGCAATTTGGACTGAAAAGTAAAGAGGACTTATCTTTATTAAAGCATTGCCCAGAGGCAACACAGTACTCATCGATAATGTTCATAAGAAAGTCCAAATCCCCATAGTCACCTCGAATAAAGAAGAGAGAATCATCTGCAAACAATAAATGGGATATTTCCGGCCCGTTCTTTCAAATTTTGATACCCTTAATGAGATTGCCATCCTGAGCGTAGAGAATCATTTGAGATAGGACTTCCGTGCAAAGCGCGAATATATAAGGGGATAAAGGATCACCTTGCCTAATTCCACAACAAGGTTCAACTTTTTCCATAGGAGCACTATTTAACAAAATTTCATAAGAAACAGATTCAATAATACTCATAATAAGCTGAACCATAGATCCCGGCAAATTTAAATAAGAGAGCACCCCTCTTATAAAATTCCAGTTCAACCTATCATAGGCTTTACTCATATCCGCCTTTAAAGCC is a window encoding:
- the LOC141612396 gene encoding 70 kDa peptidyl-prolyl isomerase-like, with product MEDFDMAAAQEEMMMNGGEGMDMDDIDGVDSPLLKVGEEKEIGYQGLKKKLLKEGEGWDTPDIGDEVEVHYTGTLLDGTKFDSSRDRDSPFKFNLGEGQVIKGWDLGIKTMKKGENAVFTIPAELAYGEAGSPPTIPPNATLQFDVELLSWVSVKDICKDGGIFKKILTEGQKWENPKDADEVFVKYEAHLEDGTLVGKSDGVEFTVSDGHFCPALSKAVKTMKKGEKVLLTVKPQYGFGPQGKPASADGAAVPPNATLLITLELVSWKIVSNLTDDKKVVKKILKEGEGYDRPNEGAVVKLKLIGKLQDGTVFVNKGHSDGDEPFEFKTDEEQVIDGLDRAVVTMKKGEVALLTIAPEYGFGSLESKQELAVVPPNSTLTYEVELVSFEKDKESWDMSTPEKIEAAGKKKEEGNALFKAGKYVRASKRYEKAAKYIEHDTSFSDEEKKQSKLLKISCNLNNAACKLKLKEYKQVEKLCTKVLEMDSRNVKALYRRAQAYIHLADIELAELDIKKALEIDPENREVKLEYKTLKEKMKEYNKKDAQLYSKMFSKIL